A single genomic interval of Clostridium facile harbors:
- a CDS encoding FGGY-family carbohydrate kinase, protein MAKYLMGIDNGGTMTKAAIFDTAGNEIATGSQDTPLLVPQDGFCERDMNDLWNATVNAIKTAIAKANIDTKDIIAIGCTGHGKGLYLWGKDGKPAYNAITSTDRRALSYVDKWNADGTALKAREYTLQNLRETQGVPLLAWLKDNHPEVVENTQYIFEAKDFIRFMLTGVANTEYTDSSSTSLMNLKTMTFDKEVLKIFGLEDCYEKLPPLKYSYELCGTVTEEISKQTGLAAGTPVCGGMFDIDACAIAMDVSDPEKLCAITGTWSINEYISETPIPPEGTTQNSIFCIPGYYLIEESSPTSAGNLEWYIKNFLGKEKMEVGASGGRLYDWIDQQVDAIKPEDSNVIFLPFLYGTNDPKCQLSAFTGLNNFHTTGHLLRAIYEGVTFSHMYHIEKLLALRDTPTAIRMAGGATKSEVWLQMFADVIGLPIEMIKTKELGTLGCAMAGAVACGLHKDYKEAAKSMVQVGRTVHPNMERHKIYAEKFARYKKLIKLLSELY, encoded by the coding sequence ATGGCAAAATATTTAATGGGTATTGACAATGGCGGTACCATGACCAAAGCTGCTATCTTTGATACAGCTGGCAATGAAATTGCCACCGGCTCCCAGGATACCCCATTATTGGTTCCACAAGACGGTTTTTGCGAACGTGATATGAACGACCTGTGGAACGCCACTGTAAACGCAATTAAAACAGCAATTGCAAAAGCGAATATCGACACAAAAGATATTATCGCAATTGGGTGTACGGGCCATGGAAAAGGTTTATACCTTTGGGGTAAAGATGGAAAGCCTGCGTACAACGCAATTACATCCACCGACCGCCGCGCCCTTTCCTATGTAGACAAATGGAACGCGGACGGCACCGCTCTAAAAGCAAGGGAATATACCCTGCAAAACCTGAGGGAAACCCAAGGAGTTCCTTTGTTGGCTTGGTTGAAGGACAATCATCCAGAAGTCGTAGAAAATACCCAGTATATCTTTGAAGCAAAAGACTTTATCCGGTTTATGCTCACCGGCGTGGCAAATACCGAATACACCGATTCTTCCAGCACCAGCTTGATGAATTTAAAAACCATGACGTTCGACAAAGAGGTTTTAAAAATATTTGGGTTGGAAGATTGTTATGAAAAACTGCCGCCTTTGAAATATTCCTATGAATTATGTGGTACTGTGACTGAAGAAATCAGCAAACAGACCGGTTTAGCGGCTGGTACTCCAGTATGTGGAGGCATGTTCGATATTGACGCTTGTGCCATTGCGATGGATGTCAGTGATCCAGAAAAACTCTGCGCCATTACCGGGACATGGAGCATCAATGAATATATTTCTGAAACACCGATCCCACCGGAAGGTACCACTCAAAACTCCATCTTCTGTATTCCAGGGTATTACCTGATTGAAGAGAGCAGCCCAACTTCCGCCGGAAACCTGGAATGGTATATTAAAAACTTCCTCGGAAAAGAAAAAATGGAGGTTGGCGCCAGCGGTGGACGTTTATACGATTGGATTGACCAACAGGTGGACGCTATCAAACCGGAGGACAGCAATGTGATCTTCCTTCCATTCCTGTATGGGACTAATGATCCAAAATGCCAGTTATCCGCTTTTACTGGTTTAAATAATTTCCATACAACAGGGCATCTGCTCCGCGCGATTTATGAAGGGGTTACTTTCTCCCATATGTACCATATTGAAAAGTTGTTAGCTCTACGAGATACCCCAACTGCAATCCGTATGGCTGGCGGTGCAACAAAATCCGAAGTATGGCTGCAAATGTTCGCAGATGTCATTGGCTTGCCGATTGAAATGATCAAAACCAAGGAATTGGGCACTTTAGGGTGCGCAATGGCTGGAGCGGTTGCTTGTGGTTTACACAAAGATTATAAAGAAGCCGCGAAATCTATGGTTCAGGTGGGCCGTACGGTTCATCCAAATATGGAACGCCACAAAATCTATGCTGAAAAATTCGCCCGGTATAAAAAATTAATCAAACTGCTGAGTGAATTATATTAA